The Ignavibacteriales bacterium region CTGACCCTACATGAGGAATGATTGTCAATTGACAGTTGTCAATCCACAATAGTCAATTTTTCCGTGGGCGCTGTAGGGATCGAACCTACGACCTTACGCGTGTGAGGCGTACGCTCTGAACCAGCTGAGCTAAGCGCCCGGGTAAAGAAGAATAACGAATATCGATTAGCGAACCGCAGAACTTTGAAGTAGCTCGAAACCACCTTCGAAATTCGATATTCTTTAATCGGTGTTCTCCGCCGGAGGCGGATGCGCCTCTGGCGCAGATATTCAATAAGCCGAACCGGGTACAACCACTACCCTGAAAGATAAGAGCTATTGTTCAAAAACACAACTGGAAGAATTCATCCGAGACCCGCCCCCTGTTGCAGAGCCGCTCTTGCGTCGACTCGAAAACGAAGAAGCCGGACTTGAATAGCCCGGCTTCAGTGTTTCTCCATGTGCACATTCGTCAGCGCAAAAGTATCATCTTCTTTGTCTCCAAGTATTCGCCAGCCTGCAATCGATAGAAGTAGATGCCGCTGGGGACGTTGGCATCCCAATGGACCTCATGGAAACCTGCCTCCTTGCGCCCGACCACAAGTCTGGATACAAGTTGACCAAGCACATTGTAGATGGCGAGCGAAACCTCCCTTGTCCTCGGCAATGTGTAGCGAATCGTCGTGGTTGGGTTGAAAGGATTCGGGAAGTTTTGGCTCAAACTAAATTCTTTCGGAATCACTTCTTTATCCCTAACGCTGGTAATCGGAAAGGAATGCAGATCAATGATTGTTTCAACAGCTTTCGAGTTTACGTCTATCACCGAAACGTTATCTGAACGGATATTTATGCTATAGATTTTGCTTAAGTCATCGTTCGCGTACATGATCCTCGGGTAAAATCCCTTCAAGTTGATGACCTTGAGTACAAATTGATCGTTGGTTAGGTTATAAATGCTGACGAAACTTCGATCGAGATGCGCTATGTAGAGATAGTTTTCCCGGGGATTATAAACCATTCCAATTGCATTAATGTAAGTCAATTGTTGGAGTCCAAGACCGATAGCTCTGGCCGCATCCCCCAAATAGATGACCTTCTTGATAACATCTGTATCCGTATCTATGGCCAGGACTACGTGAGTAGCTCCCACAAAAAGCGTGTGCGAATTGGAGTCATAGGCAAATGGATAATAAGGCCCGGCAGATATGCCAAGCCTGTCGGGCTCCTCATAGGTGATCGTCTTCTTAATAGTGTAGGTATCCGTCTCAATCACATGAATCACCACATGTCCATTTTGTTGTCCACCAAGAGCATACAGTTTGGAACCATCCGGCAGTTCGTAAGGTCTGAAATTGAAAACACCACCTTCAAGTTTTATGGATGCTTCTAATTGAAAAGTTGTGGTATTCATTGCTACAAACTTATTCGCAATTTGATCATTATAAGTTACTGAATATAAATGTTTCTCGTCTTTTGAAAGGACAAAAGACCACACCCATGGAGCACCCGGAGGAAGCGTATGAGTCACAAGGAGACGCATATCTTGTGCATCGACCTCAAGAAAGGATCCACCTTGGGCTATAAATATTCTTCCAGCTTTATTGAAGGCAATGTCATTGGTACCGGTATTCTGAAGAATATTGGGGAATCTAACGTTACGCTTTATGATCGCCTGGTCAAGATCAAGCTCAAAGGCGTACGGACGATTAGTTAGAAGTATGAACCCATTGGCTTGACCGGGCCGCCTGACGAAGAATTGCGGCTGGAAGCTTTCTTCATTGAAGACAAGCACATCGAGGAGAGCGAGGCTGTGCAAATCCATCTTGACGAGCGCATTGCCATCAGTACTTGTTGCGTAGAGAAGACTGGGGTGTGCAGGGTCAATCTGCAGGATATTCATCTGTGTATAGTACCAGTTATGCTTGTTTTTACCCAAGTATATCTGATTCACTATGCTATCGGACTGAGTATCAACTACCAGGAGGTTGCTCGTGCTTGGGATAGGCCAGCCGGTACCCACGTACAGCCACCGGCTATCCGGGCTTGCCTCCAAACACCCAGCACCGCCATCAATAGGAACAACCTTGACTCCCCCACTCACAAGATCAACTGAATGGAGCCACCCGTAACCATGCATATTGTCTTGATACCAACCACCGAAGATGGCTACGTAGGCTTTATGCTCATTGGGCAGGACTCTAAGATCAGCAATTGAACTCGCCCGGGCCTCCGTGGGAAGGGAAACCTTACGGATCCAAGTCTTTGCCTTATGATCGTAGATGCCTGCGTTGAGCTCTGAGTTCCCGGGTTCTTTTCCACTAACGACGTACCAAATGTCCTGATTTGTGTTGCTTTCTAGAATCTTTAAAAAGAATTCACCAGATGCTCGGAAATTTGTCAATTCATTAGTCTCTGTATTGACAAAGGTCACAACGCTCCCACCGTCCCATGTCATGATGAACGGGCCATACTTGGAACGGACCATACCAAAAACATTGATGGAATCGATAGTATGGATCACACTCATCGTTTTGGTATCGAGGACGAGCAGTTTTCGCCAGGTGGGGGAGTAAACAAAGAGCTTCTCTTCACTCGAGTCCAGAGCAATATCCTCACTCTCTATTGGGAAATACCTGGATAGATCGGCACCCGCTACGACGGTAAGATCTGCCAGACGCACCTTGAAGACGACCTCCGAAAGATCAAAACCGATATAGCCGTATTTTCCATCCTGTGTAATTGCCATGGTTGATGGACTGAGACCCTGAGGAATCGATTCCCCTAGTTGTGCTAAAACGGGTTCCGTGCTAAGTGTTATGAATAAAGTGATGGCAAAACATTTTGTTATGGAATTCATACTGTAAATGCCTTATTTCTTATTAACACTGCATGTTGCGCCTAACGGGTGGCTGCTTCGGTTGCCCCGGAATGTTTCCGTTCGAGGCTCCCGCACAGATAGTCTTCACAATCGTCTCTCGCCTGTACACACTGAGGCGTCTCCTTTGTTTGGCTACTCGAAGAAATGGATTTCGCTTTTCTCAGGAGCTGACGAATACGGCGATATTGGGCCTGATCATTTCGACCGGCTCGTCAACCCTATTTCAGTAGATTCATCTTTCCAGTGAACACCTTGCCTCCCGCCATTAGACGATACAAATACACACCGCTCGAGTATCCGTTTGCGTCCCAAGCAACCTGATATGTGCCACCTGGTTTGTTCTCGTTTACCAGTGAGGCTATCTCCGCACCCAGCACACTGAATACTTTCAGCGAAACGAAGGAAGTGTTGGGAACGCTGAATTGAATCGTTGTTGAGGGATTGAAGGGGTTGGGATAGTTCTGGGCGAGAGCGATCTTACAGCAGTATTGTTCAAGGACGTTTGAGTCCAAGTTCCTCCATTGTTTGTAGAGAGATAAACTCCCCCGCCGATAGAACCTGCCAATATATTTGTTCCACTTACTGCGAGTGATGTTACGCTCTTTCCAAAATCTGTAACATTCCAGCTCGTACCATTGTTTGTTGAATGCCATACGCCTCCGCCGGCAGAACCTGCGAACACATGTATTCCACTTGTTGCAAGTGCATAGACAGTACCAAGCGTAAATGAAGTTCCCGGTTGAGTCCAGGTTGTCCCGTTGTTAGTTGAAAGATACACTCCACCACCCCTTGTACCGGCGAATAAGTTTGTTCCACTCATTGCTAGCGATGTTACATCGTACGTCTTTGAGGTGCTTACGGCGACATTGCTCCAATTTGCACCATTGTTTGTCGATTTATATACATATCCGTACCAAGTGCCGGCAAATATGTTTGTTCCACCTGTCCCATTGGAGCTTGCTGCAACTGACAATACAGCTAGATTACTCAAACCAATATTTACGTTTCTCCAGGTTTCCCCATTATCTGTTGATAGAGCTACGCCACCGTCACGAGCGCCTGCGACGATATTTGTTCCGTTCACCGAAAATGAAAACGCAGAAGTAAAACAATATTGATCTCCCGGAAGATTCGTCCAACTTGTTCCGTTGTTTGTAGAAGAATATACTCCTCCATGATCAGCCCCGGTTAACATATTCGTTCCGTTTAGTGCCAGTGTAAAAGCATTAACATAAGTTGCTACCGTATCAGTTTTAGCAAACCCATTGTTAACTTGATTCCAACTTGTTCCATTATTTGTTGATAAGTATACCCCATATACTCCGGTTGCACTATTGCCAATATTGTCAGTGCCAGCGAATATATTTGTTCCACTTATTGCCAGCGATTTTACATCAGCAGTTCCCCATCCACCATTAGTTAGTTGGGTCCAGTCTGTTCCATAATTTGTTGATAAGAATACCGCTCCTCCAATTTGCAATCCGTTGGGATTCTTGATGGCAACGGAGATATTTGTTCCCCTTACTGCAATCGCGTTTAGCT contains the following coding sequences:
- a CDS encoding T9SS type A sorting domain-containing protein gives rise to the protein MAITQDGKYGYIGFDLSEVVFKVRLADLTVVAGADLSRYFPIESEDIALDSSEEKLFVYSPTWRKLLVLDTKTMSVIHTIDSINVFGMVRSKYGPFIMTWDGGSVVTFVNTETNELTNFRASGEFFLKILESNTNQDIWYVVSGKEPGNSELNAGIYDHKAKTWIRKVSLPTEARASSIADLRVLPNEHKAYVAIFGGWYQDNMHGYGWLHSVDLVSGGVKVVPIDGGAGCLEASPDSRWLYVGTGWPIPSTSNLLVVDTQSDSIVNQIYLGKNKHNWYYTQMNILQIDPAHPSLLYATSTDGNALVKMDLHSLALLDVLVFNEESFQPQFFVRRPGQANGFILLTNRPYAFELDLDQAIIKRNVRFPNILQNTGTNDIAFNKAGRIFIAQGGSFLEVDAQDMRLLVTHTLPPGAPWVWSFVLSKDEKHLYSVTYNDQIANKFVAMNTTTFQLEASIKLEGGVFNFRPYELPDGSKLYALGGQQNGHVVIHVIETDTYTIKKTITYEEPDRLGISAGPYYPFAYDSNSHTLFVGATHVVLAIDTDTDVIKKVIYLGDAARAIGLGLQQLTYINAIGMVYNPRENYLYIAHLDRSFVSIYNLTNDQFVLKVINLKGFYPRIMYANDDLSKIYSINIRSDNVSVIDVNSKAVETIIDLHSFPITSVRDKEVIPKEFSLSQNFPNPFNPTTTIRYTLPRTREVSLAIYNVLGQLVSRLVVGRKEAGFHEVHWDANVPSGIYFYRLQAGEYLETKKMILLR